The proteins below are encoded in one region of Streptomyces marianii:
- a CDS encoding response regulator, which yields MHEEGKITVFLVDDHEVVRRGVHQLLSVEDDIEVVGEAGTAADALVRIPAVRPDVAILDVRLPDGSGIEVCREVRSLNEDIKCLMLTSHADDEALFDAIMAGASGYILKAIRGAELLTAVRDVAAGRSLLDPAATARVLERLRDGNAPKTDDRLASLTDQERRILDLIGEGLTNRAIGERLHLAEKTIKNYVSGLLSKLGMERRSQAAAYVARLRAERH from the coding sequence GTGCACGAAGAAGGAAAAATCACCGTATTCCTGGTGGATGACCACGAGGTCGTGCGTCGCGGCGTGCACCAGCTGCTCTCCGTCGAGGACGACATCGAGGTCGTCGGCGAGGCCGGTACGGCGGCAGATGCCCTGGTCAGGATCCCTGCGGTGCGCCCCGATGTGGCGATCCTCGACGTTCGCCTCCCCGACGGAAGCGGGATCGAGGTCTGCCGGGAGGTCCGTTCGCTGAACGAGGACATCAAATGTCTGATGCTCACCTCGCACGCGGACGACGAAGCCCTCTTCGACGCGATCATGGCGGGGGCCTCCGGCTACATCCTGAAGGCGATCCGCGGCGCCGAGCTGCTGACGGCGGTGCGGGACGTGGCGGCGGGCAGGTCCCTGCTCGACCCGGCCGCCACCGCGCGCGTCCTGGAGCGACTGCGGGACGGGAACGCCCCCAAGACCGACGACAGACTGGCGAGCCTGACCGACCAGGAGCGCAGGATCCTGGACCTGATCGGCGAGGGGCTGACCAACCGGGCCATCGGCGAACGGCTGCACCTGGCGGAGAAGACCATCAAGAACTACGTCTCCGGTCTGCTGTCGAAGCTGGGCATGGAACGGCGCTCCCAGGCCGCCGCGTACGTGGCACGGCTCCGGGCCGAACGGCACTGA
- a CDS encoding protein kinase domain-containing protein has protein sequence MAPESGPHGGGVSDAADSWGVGGLVGDGRYRLTHRLGRGGMAEVFAAEDVRLGRTVAVKLLRADLAEDPVSKARFTREAQSVAGLNHHAIVAVYDSGEDVVDGQSVPYIVMELVEGHTIRDLLINAEAPPPEQALIIVSGVLEALAYSHQHGIVHRDIKPANVIITNSGAVKVMDFGIARALHGASTTMTQTGMVMGTPQYLSPEQALGKAVDHRSDLYATGCLLYELLALRPPFTGETPLSVVYQHVQDMPVPPSEVSDVAPPELDGLAMRALAKDPDDRFQSAEEMRALLQYGLQMLQQQGSHTGAWNTGPVEMHEGGHTPAQGMGATAVMGHPHHGETSKGPLLPPRNPEDGAYAAGPGGGRGGRGKVWLFVALAVIAVVAGVAFALDRAGNPGTQPKDDQKVSDTPTQSDLSPTPSEEQSEEEEEEDQGTNGNQGQWPPSDRPSRQEPPPSQPQSPSHDPSDTPSDTEGTTDGTTEGNTSEGTTEGTSTGTDAGTTTGTDAGTTTGTDAGTSTGTDAGTTTGTDAGADAGTTTGTTPG, from the coding sequence ATGGCACCCGAATCCGGACCACATGGCGGCGGAGTGTCGGATGCTGCTGACTCCTGGGGCGTCGGCGGGCTCGTCGGCGACGGCCGGTACCGACTGACCCACCGTCTCGGCCGGGGCGGTATGGCCGAGGTGTTCGCGGCGGAGGACGTCCGGCTCGGCCGCACCGTCGCCGTGAAGCTGCTCCGTGCCGATCTGGCCGAGGACCCGGTGTCCAAGGCGCGCTTCACGCGCGAGGCGCAGTCCGTCGCGGGCCTCAACCACCATGCCATCGTGGCGGTGTACGACTCCGGCGAGGACGTCGTGGACGGGCAGTCCGTGCCGTACATCGTGATGGAGCTGGTCGAGGGCCACACCATCCGCGATCTGCTGATCAACGCCGAGGCGCCGCCGCCGGAGCAGGCGCTCATCATCGTCTCCGGCGTCCTCGAGGCACTCGCGTACTCGCACCAGCACGGCATCGTCCACCGCGACATCAAGCCGGCGAACGTCATCATCACCAACAGCGGCGCGGTCAAGGTGATGGACTTCGGCATCGCCCGTGCGCTGCACGGCGCTTCGACGACGATGACCCAGACCGGCATGGTCATGGGCACGCCCCAGTACCTCTCCCCGGAGCAGGCGCTCGGCAAGGCCGTCGACCACCGCTCGGACCTGTACGCCACGGGCTGTCTGCTCTACGAACTGCTCGCGCTGCGCCCGCCGTTCACCGGCGAGACACCGTTGTCCGTCGTCTACCAGCACGTCCAGGACATGCCGGTGCCCCCTTCCGAGGTCTCGGACGTGGCCCCGCCGGAGCTGGACGGGCTCGCGATGCGCGCGCTGGCCAAGGACCCCGACGACCGGTTCCAGAGCGCCGAGGAGATGCGGGCGCTCCTGCAGTACGGGTTGCAGATGCTGCAGCAGCAGGGCAGCCACACGGGTGCCTGGAACACCGGCCCGGTCGAGATGCACGAGGGCGGCCACACCCCGGCGCAGGGCATGGGCGCGACGGCGGTCATGGGGCATCCGCACCACGGGGAGACCTCGAAGGGCCCGCTCCTCCCGCCGCGCAATCCGGAAGACGGCGCGTACGCCGCCGGGCCCGGCGGCGGCAGGGGCGGAAGGGGCAAGGTGTGGCTGTTCGTCGCGCTCGCGGTGATCGCGGTCGTGGCGGGTGTGGCCTTCGCGCTGGACCGGGCGGGCAACCCCGGCACGCAGCCGAAGGACGACCAGAAGGTCTCCGACACCCCGACCCAGTCCGACCTTTCGCCGACCCCCTCGGAGGAGCAATCCGAGGAGGAAGAGGAGGAGGACCAGGGCACGAACGGCAACCAGGGCCAATGGCCGCCGAGCGACCGTCCTTCCCGGCAGGAACCGCCGCCGTCGCAGCCGCAGAGCCCGAGCCACGACCCGAGCGACACCCCGTCGGACACCGAGGGCACCACGGACGGGACGACGGAGGGCAACACCAGCGAGGGCACGACGGAGGGCACGTCCACCGGTACGGACGCGGGCACGACGACCGGCACCGACGCCGGCACCACCACCGGTACCGATGCCGGTACGAGCACGGGCACGGACGCGGGCACGACGACCGGTACGGACGCGGGCGCGGACGCCGGCACCACCACCGGAACCACGCCGGGCTGA
- a CDS encoding PadR family transcriptional regulator, translating to MSIRHGLLALLERGPRYGSQLRTEFESRTGATWPLNVGQVYTTLNRLERDGMVAQDGEDEAGHTLYAITGAGRAELRAWFERPVDRTSPARDELAIKLAMAVGAPAVDIRDVIQSQRRHTVKAMQDYTRLKAQALEPAPADRDEIAWLLVLEQLIFQTEAEARWLDHCEARLIRLSAAAERHPEPAPPPAPAPAPAHGHRRRPG from the coding sequence ATGTCGATCCGGCACGGGCTGCTCGCCCTCCTCGAACGCGGTCCCCGCTACGGTTCCCAGCTCCGCACGGAGTTCGAGTCCCGTACGGGGGCGACCTGGCCGCTCAACGTGGGCCAGGTCTACACGACCCTGAACCGGCTGGAGCGCGACGGAATGGTCGCGCAGGACGGCGAGGACGAGGCCGGCCACACGCTCTACGCCATCACCGGCGCCGGGCGGGCGGAGCTGCGGGCCTGGTTCGAACGGCCCGTCGACCGGACCAGCCCCGCGCGGGACGAGCTGGCCATCAAGCTCGCCATGGCGGTCGGCGCGCCGGCCGTCGACATCCGCGATGTCATCCAGTCCCAGCGCCGCCACACCGTGAAGGCGATGCAGGACTACACCCGTCTCAAGGCCCAGGCGCTGGAACCGGCGCCCGCCGACCGGGACGAGATCGCCTGGCTGCTCGTGCTGGAGCAGCTCATCTTCCAGACCGAGGCGGAAGCCCGCTGGCTCGACCACTGCGAGGCCCGGCTCATCCGGCTCTCCGCGGCGGCGGAGCGGCACCCGGAGCCCGCACCCCCACCCGCCCCGGCTCCGGCACCCGCCCACGGACACCGGAGGAGGCCCGGCTGA
- a CDS encoding phosphotransferase — MPRSSAIAPPPIGPPPLAALLRRYEDAGEPLSCEPVTQGLLNRGYRLATTRGAYFLKQHVDEPTADRETIARQHRAVRRLQSLGVPVAPPVADRSGDTVAVIGGRCYALHPWVNGRHRRGAQLTTLESRRLGALLGLVHTGLERVMDAEPGGRRSTVRPHESADPEETFALIDALLELARTHRPGDSFDVLAEHRLLERRALLEGHAHRRPPPAAAGGWVHGDFHPLNLLYRGDHRGAEPAAIVDWDRLGVQPRAEEAVRAAAIFFVRPSGRLELGKVRAYAHAYRRAAGADAAELAAAVHRVWWERLNDFWILRWRYQLHDRRADPQFPAVSALAVWWTREYEAVCEAFAG, encoded by the coding sequence GTGCCGCGCTCATCTGCTATTGCCCCACCCCCGATCGGCCCACCACCCCTCGCCGCGCTGCTGCGCCGGTACGAGGACGCCGGCGAACCCCTCTCCTGCGAACCCGTCACCCAGGGCCTGCTGAACCGCGGTTACCGGCTCGCCACCACACGCGGCGCCTACTTCCTCAAGCAGCACGTCGACGAGCCGACCGCCGACCGCGAGACCATCGCCCGCCAGCACCGGGCGGTCCGCCGCCTCCAGTCGCTCGGTGTTCCCGTCGCCCCGCCCGTGGCCGACAGGTCCGGCGACACAGTGGCCGTGATCGGCGGCCGCTGCTACGCCCTGCACCCCTGGGTGAACGGCCGTCACCGCCGCGGGGCCCAGCTCACCACCCTCGAGTCCCGCCGGCTGGGCGCCCTCCTCGGCTTGGTGCACACCGGCCTGGAGCGGGTCATGGACGCGGAGCCGGGGGGACGCCGAAGTACGGTACGACCGCACGAGAGCGCGGATCCCGAGGAGACCTTCGCCCTCATCGACGCTCTGCTGGAGCTGGCCCGCACCCATCGCCCCGGGGACAGTTTCGACGTCCTCGCCGAGCACCGGCTGCTGGAGCGCCGCGCCCTGCTCGAAGGGCATGCGCACCGCCGGCCGCCGCCGGCCGCCGCCGGCGGCTGGGTGCACGGCGACTTCCACCCGCTCAACCTGCTCTACCGGGGCGACCACCGAGGTGCGGAGCCGGCCGCGATCGTCGACTGGGACCGGCTGGGCGTCCAGCCGCGGGCCGAGGAGGCCGTGAGGGCCGCGGCGATCTTCTTCGTCCGGCCCTCGGGCCGGCTGGAGCTGGGCAAGGTACGGGCCTACGCGCACGCCTACCGGCGGGCGGCCGGGGCCGACGCGGCGGAACTCGCCGCCGCCGTGCACCGGGTGTGGTGGGAGCGGCTCAACGACTTCTGGATACTGCGCTGGCGCTACCAGCTGCACGACCGAAGGGCCGACCCGCAGTTCCCTGCGGTGTCGGCCCTGGCGGTGTGGTGGACGCGGGAGTACGAGGCGGTCTGCGAGGCCTTCGCCGGCTGA
- a CDS encoding ABC transporter ATP-binding protein, whose protein sequence is MSDHSHQPQQPVLQLRNLSRVHGSGATEVHALRGVDLDVFPGELVAVMGPSGSGKSTLLTIAGGLDTPTSGQVIVENTDITTADRRTLAALRRRSIGYVFQDYNLIPALTAAENIALPRELDGHSARRARNEAVTALDEMGLGHLADRFPDEMSGGQQQRVAIARALVGDRRLVLADEPTGALDSETGESVLALLRTRCDAGAAGILVTHEPRFAAWADRVVFLRDGSVVDQTVRSDADSLLSGQAAER, encoded by the coding sequence ATGTCCGACCATTCCCACCAGCCCCAGCAGCCCGTCCTGCAACTACGAAACCTGTCCCGGGTGCACGGCAGCGGTGCCACCGAGGTGCATGCACTGCGCGGTGTCGACCTCGATGTGTTCCCCGGTGAACTCGTCGCCGTCATGGGCCCGTCCGGCTCCGGGAAGTCCACGCTGCTGACGATCGCGGGCGGCCTCGACACACCGACGTCGGGCCAGGTGATCGTCGAGAACACCGACATCACCACCGCCGACCGCAGGACACTCGCCGCGCTGCGCCGGCGCAGCATCGGGTACGTCTTCCAGGACTACAACCTCATACCGGCGCTGACCGCCGCGGAGAACATCGCACTGCCCCGCGAACTCGACGGCCACTCCGCTCGCAGGGCCCGGAACGAGGCCGTCACGGCCCTCGACGAGATGGGTCTCGGCCATCTCGCCGACCGGTTCCCCGACGAGATGTCCGGCGGCCAGCAGCAGCGGGTGGCCATCGCCCGCGCGCTCGTCGGCGACCGCCGTCTGGTGCTCGCCGACGAACCGACCGGCGCTCTGGACTCCGAGACCGGTGAGTCCGTCCTCGCGCTGCTGCGCACGCGCTGCGACGCGGGAGCGGCGGGCATCCTCGTCACCCATGAGCCCCGCTTCGCCGCGTGGGCGGACCGGGTCGTCTTCCTCCGCGACGGCTCGGTGGTCGACCAGACCGTCCGCAGCGACGCGGACTCCCTGCTGAGTGGTCAGGCGGCCGAGCGGTGA
- a CDS encoding protein kinase domain-containing protein has protein sequence MSQDGAQGGRYAGGSVAGGRYQLRDLLGEGGMASVYLAYDSALDRQVAIKTLHTELGREQSFRERFRREAQAVAKLSHTNIVSVFDTGEDELNGALMPYIVMEYVEGKPLGSVLQEDTRQFGAMPADKALKVTADVLAALETSHEMGLVHRDIKPGNVMMTKRGVVKVMDFGIARAMQSGVTSMTQTGMVVGTPQYLSPEQALGRGVDARSDLYSVGIMLFQLLTGRLPFDADSPLAIAYAHVQEEPVAPSSINRSVTPAMDALVARALKKNPNERFPSAAAMRDECLRVAGAGQTHAPVIVQGAPTTNSGSGVASAVFPPVDQSAPAPGPGSVQQPYQPGPYGPSTPAPGPVHGPTPGYGYPQQAPAYQTQAPVPPAYQLSPHQAAAPAPSGGGRRSTPLIVGSIVVALLAVGGVVTALTLNGGDEGGGGADPSVSEPAVAGHKPPERNRTMDTDECTDAQEDSDDPAKVRAPSFTYKDVISVKSCLQAAGWKFKVTEKDDPQFAEDQVIDQFPTEGTAVVPGNQTFELTVGTGNPGY, from the coding sequence ATGAGCCAGGACGGCGCACAGGGCGGCCGCTACGCGGGCGGTTCGGTAGCGGGCGGCCGGTACCAGCTTCGCGACCTGCTCGGCGAAGGCGGGATGGCGTCGGTGTACCTCGCGTACGACAGCGCGCTGGACCGGCAGGTCGCCATCAAGACGCTCCACACCGAACTCGGCCGGGAACAGTCCTTCCGCGAGCGCTTCCGGCGCGAGGCCCAGGCCGTCGCCAAGCTGTCCCACACGAACATCGTGTCCGTCTTCGACACCGGTGAGGACGAGCTCAACGGCGCGCTCATGCCGTACATCGTCATGGAGTACGTGGAGGGCAAGCCACTCGGCTCCGTCCTCCAGGAGGACACCCGGCAGTTCGGCGCGATGCCGGCCGACAAGGCGCTCAAGGTGACCGCCGACGTACTGGCAGCGCTGGAGACCAGCCATGAGATGGGCCTGGTCCACCGGGACATCAAGCCGGGCAACGTGATGATGACGAAGCGCGGCGTCGTCAAGGTCATGGACTTCGGTATCGCCCGCGCCATGCAGTCGGGCGTCACGTCGATGACGCAGACCGGCATGGTCGTCGGTACTCCGCAGTACCTGTCTCCCGAGCAGGCCCTCGGACGCGGCGTCGACGCCCGCTCCGACCTGTACTCGGTCGGCATCATGCTCTTCCAGTTGCTGACGGGCCGGCTGCCGTTCGACGCGGACTCGCCGCTGGCGATCGCGTACGCGCACGTCCAGGAGGAGCCGGTCGCCCCGTCCTCCATCAACCGCTCGGTGACCCCGGCGATGGACGCCCTGGTCGCACGGGCGCTGAAGAAGAACCCGAACGAGCGCTTCCCGAGCGCCGCCGCCATGCGCGACGAGTGCCTGCGGGTCGCGGGCGCGGGCCAGACGCACGCCCCCGTGATCGTGCAGGGCGCTCCGACGACGAACAGCGGCTCGGGCGTCGCGTCCGCGGTGTTCCCGCCGGTGGACCAGTCGGCCCCGGCCCCGGGCCCGGGCAGCGTCCAGCAGCCCTACCAGCCCGGCCCGTACGGCCCGTCGACGCCGGCCCCCGGCCCGGTGCACGGCCCCACCCCGGGCTACGGCTATCCGCAGCAGGCCCCGGCCTACCAGACCCAGGCCCCGGTGCCCCCGGCGTACCAGCTCTCCCCCCACCAGGCCGCCGCCCCCGCACCGTCCGGAGGCGGCAGGCGGAGCACGCCGCTGATCGTCGGCTCGATCGTGGTGGCGCTCCTCGCGGTCGGCGGAGTGGTCACGGCGCTCACCCTGAACGGCGGCGACGAGGGCGGAGGCGGCGCCGACCCGTCGGTCTCGGAGCCGGCCGTCGCGGGCCACAAGCCGCCGGAGCGCAACCGCACGATGGACACGGACGAGTGCACGGACGCACAGGAGGACAGCGACGACCCGGCGAAGGTCCGGGCGCCCAGCTTCACCTACAAGGACGTGATCTCCGTCAAGTCGTGCCTGCAGGCCGCGGGCTGGAAGTTCAAGGTCACGGAGAAGGACGACCCCCAGTTCGCCGAGGACCAGGTCATCGACCAGTTCCCCACGGAGGGCACCGCCGTGGTGCCGGGCAACCAGACCTTCGAGCTGACGGTCGGCACGGGGAACCCGGGGTACTAG